The sequence TATGGCGATCGATACCGACGGATGGGAAACATGGCCGACCTGGAGAAGTCGATTGAATGCAACTCTCGCGCACTGGCATtgactcccgacggccacccTGACCTTCCAGACCGGCATGGCGCTCTAGGGGTGTCATACGGCGATCGATACCAACGGATGGGAGACATGGCCGACCTGGAGAAGTGGATCGAACACTTGTCTCGTGCACACACTTTCACCCCTGATGGCCATCCACATTTATCTTTGAGGCACTATCAAATGGCCATATCTCGTCATCATCAGTACCAGCACACAGGTCACCCATCCCACCTCCACGCCTGCCTCACTTCTTTTCGCCAATCCTCCCGGCTATCATCCGCAGCGCCGCGTGACGTGTTTGATTATACTCTTCGTTGGGCGAACCTCGCGTCTCAGTATAGCTACCTCAATCCCCTCGAAGCTTTCCGTGCGGCTCTAGATGTTCTTCCTCACTTCATTTGGCTTGCTGCTACCACTGCTCAGCGGTATGCCAACTTGGCCCTAACCGAGAACCTGGCTATAAGAGCAGGTGCTGCTGCCATCCAATCCTCGGAGTATGGCACAGGTCTCGAGTGGCTGGAGCATGGGCGGTGTATCGTTTGGAACCAGACCCTGATGCTTCGGTCTCCATTGGACGACCTTGAAGCATCTCACCCAGTCATCGCTGCTCGGCTCTCTTTGATCTCGAAGCAGCTCGATCAAACTAACTCGGGAGCTCCAGGCTCTCGATCGAACAACGACGCTCTGGGCCTTCGATACCGTTTGGCCAGGGAATATACTGACTTGTTGACACAAACTCGTTTGTTACCCGGATTCGAGGACTTTCTACAGCCCCCAAAGGCTACCGGTCTGATGCGAGTGGCCCGACACGGACCTGTGGTTGTGATCAATTGCTCCAAGGACGACTGCGATGCGCTTGTGATAATGCCTGGACAAGATCGCGTCGGCCACGTCTCCCTCCCTAGCTATACCGAATCTAAAGCAACTCATGCTCGGTCAGAGATAGAACAGCTgctgctcaacaagggatTTCGAGAGCGTGGGTTCAAGCTCAAGGGCGGCCGGATAAAACAGCCTGATCCAGACGTAGGACTGGTGTTAGCGGATCTGTGGAAGGACATCGTCAAGCCGGTGCTTGAATATCTAGGGTACTTGGTACGTTCGGCTAGATCTCGACATTATATGCAAACCAACTGTGATCATGCAGACCAATCATACAGTCGACCAAATGCCGCATATCACGTGGTGCCCTACCGGCGCACTCACCTTCTTGCCGCTACATGCCGCTGGTGACTACGACCAGCCAGGATCAAGAGTGTTTGACCATGTTATATCATCGTACACCCCCACACTTACTGCTCTGCTCGCCTCTGCTCCGACAGTCCCGCGTCGTGCCCCTCGTTTGCTCGCTGTTGGACAGATGGCTACGTCCGGCTACAGTCAGCTGCCAGGTACGGCCAGGGAGCTTGCGTCCATCAGGGCCCACGCGCACAATCGAGCCGAGTACTCGCAGCTCACTGGTAGCAAAGCCACTGCGACGGCTGTGCTTGACGCGATGGAGGAACACGACTGGGTGCACCTCGCCTGCCATGCTCATCAGAACGTGACTGACCCGACCAAGAGCGGGTTCTTTCTGCATGGCGGCAGGTTGGATCTCGCTGCGATCACCCGACAATCATTCAAGAGCAAGGGGCTGGCGTTCCTATCGGCATGCCAGACGGCGACAGGGGACGAGAAGCTGCCAGACGAAGCGATCCACCTTGCGTCAGGGATGCTGATGGCGGGGTATCGGAGTGTGACAGCGACGATGTGGTCTGTGATAGACGAAGACGCGCCGGTGGTAGCGGACATGGTGTACTCGCGGCTGCTGAAGGACGGGAAGGTAGGGAGCGGGGAGGCGGGGAGAGCGCTGCACGCTGCTGTCGCGAGACTGCGTGAGAAGGTGGGAGAGCGGAACATTGCGCGATGGGTGCCGTACATACACATTGGGTCCTAGTGAGGCGGAGACATTGAGGATATTCTGACTTCATCTCAGCTAATACTAATTGGAACTTTGGTGCGGAAGCTTCTACTTCGGTTTCCTAGCCTCCGTCTGTATTTCGAGCCGCCTTTTCCGGCTCACTGGTCGTTGATGCTTTGATGGAATCTGCCCCTGATCTATATGTATGTATGACCGGTTCTTCATTTAGAATGATATCATCCTGAGTTATTGCAGTGGAGTTGTTGAGTTTGAGTAACTATTGAGAGTGTCCACGAATGTGGGTGCATGCTATATGCATATGACTAAGCACACCCTCGAGTCGAGTCTACTCCAACGGTAATTTGATGGGTTCGCTAACCCTGGTGTGACCATCCAACTTAGTTGTAGCTTTATTTCCGGACATTTGTTATGGTTCAGTCTTTACAAGCGACTACTGTAGTTTTCGTACCACCCATATTAAAATTACTAGTAAACGGCCAACCGAATAAACGCTCTGCCTTCGAGGAGTCATAGTACTAGTTATATGCACAGCCTATTGCGTGACATTTCCACAGGCTTCCACGGGCCCAGGTATCCTCATTACATGTTAACATGTTCTAGCCTGGTGAGTTTATTTCCATTATTTCTATTCACTTATACAATATACCTGGTGGATTTCAACGAACTCGCGCACTCTTCCGTCTGCACCCTGTCTTACCGATAATCAATCGCATCACGACTAGAATTCACCGATCTATTATTACGCTGTTGAACTGGTGTAACTACCTACAAAGGCTTGTAATTGCACCATTGCATAGTCCCTACTTTAATCGTACATTAGGATTATCCTGAGCCTACAGTAAGAGCATATACTGTAGTTATTAACCTCACCGTGGGCGGGGTTCCAAGCCGTAAGCTATGCGTATTTTGCTTCCCAGACAATATCCTTCGATTTTAGTATCGCATTGTGTAGCGTTGCCGTATTCTTTGTTTCTGATTATATATCACTTTCGTTACTCAACTAGTTTTCCCTTCTTTATCAAGTCCTGTATAGTATCTGGGCGCTTTTTGTAATAAAGCCCGCGTAGCCAAAAATATAGTGTCCCTTTTCTCTGGGCATGAATTGAGTGTTTGTGAACTTTTATCTTTTTCGTGGTATTGAGAAGTTAAGAAATTTATTTATATTCGATCCATGGAGTTTTACACATTGGTGTAAAGTTACGATTCGCGTGCTGGGCGGATCTATAGGTTCTTTTTGATGTCCGAATCCGTTCATACGGGCCCCAAGCTGCATAGCCTGCTCCCATGGGTGGTGTCTCCTGTGCTTACGACCTTCTTGGCATGCACGGCTCTTCACGTACACTTCAAAACCTTAAGCATAGCTCACATGCCCCGGATCCAAGCCGCGCTGGCACAGAAAATTATTGATCCCCAAGAAGCTCTAGGGACCACAGGTTCAAG comes from Rhizoctonia solani chromosome 4, complete sequence and encodes:
- a CDS encoding CHAT domain protein, translated to MRTEQATCSQMDGSSYEDLCKQAKTHHDRFRRLGELDDIEKAIEYGNRALGLTPEEHLDTPNRLTCLGNYYNDRYRRLGKLEDMEKSFDCRMRALGSTSENDAELPEMWTTWKNRLSTSARALTVSPHEHPDLSDRQADLGVSYGDRYRRMGNMADLEKSIECNSRALALTPDGHPDLPDRHGALGVSYGDRYQRMGDMADLEKWIEHLSRAHTFTPDGHPHLSLRHYQMAISRHHQYQHTGHPSHLHACLTSFRQSSRLSSAAPRDVFDYTLRWANLASQYSYLNPLEAFRAALDVLPHFIWLAATTAQRYANLALTENLAIRAGAAAIQSSEYGTGLEWLEHGRCIVWNQTLMLRSPLDDLEASHPVIAARLSLISKQLDQTNSGAPGSRSNNDALGLRYRLAREYTDLLTQTRLLPGFEDFLQPPKATGLMRVARHGPVVVINCSKDDCDALVIMPGQDRVGHVSLPSYTESKATHARSEIEQLLLNKGFRERGFKLKGGRIKQPDPDVGLVLADLWKDIVKPVLEYLGYLTNHTVDQMPHITWCPTGALTFLPLHAAGDYDQPGSRVFDHVISSYTPTLTALLASAPTVPRRAPRLLAVGQMATSGYSQLPGTARELASIRAHAHNRAEYSQLTGSKATATAVLDAMEEHDWVHLACHAHQNVTDPTKSGFFLHGGRLDLAAITRQSFKSKGLAFLSACQTATGDEKLPDEAIHLASGMLMAGYRSVTATMWSVIDEDAPVVADMVYSRLLKDGKVGSGEAGRALHAAVARLREKVGERNIARWVPYIHIGS